The following are from one region of the Ictalurus furcatus strain D&B chromosome 11, Billie_1.0, whole genome shotgun sequence genome:
- the nit2 gene encoding omega-amidase NIT2, protein MSGIIKAMAKFRLAVVQLHVTKLKAENLSRAQKLVKEAAGQGAKVVVLPECFNSPYGTGYFAEYAEKIPGESTQVLAKLAEECGVYLVGGSIPEEDEGKLFNTCSVFGPDGKLLLKHRKIHLFDIDVPGKIRFQESETLSPGSSLSVFETPYCRVGVGICYDIRFAELAQIYAKKGCELLVYPGAFNMTTGPAHWELLQRARAVDNQVYVATASPARDESASYVAWGHSSVVNPWGEVIAQAQSEEGVVYADIDLQYLADVRRQIPITTQRRKDIYTVNAVNEG, encoded by the exons ATGTCTGGGATTATAAAGGCCATGGCGA AGTTTCGTCTGGCTGTTGTGCAGCTGCACGTAACAAAGTTAAAGGCTGAAAACTTGTCTCGAGCTCAGAAGCTGGTGAAGGAGGCGGCAGGGCAGGGGGCAAAGGTCGTGGTCTTACCT GAGTGCTTCAACTCTCCATACGGGACGGGATACTTTGCGGAATACGCGGAGAAAATTCCGGGAGAATCGACGCAGGTCCTGGCGAAGCTCGCTGAGGAGTGTGGGGTTTATCTAGTAGGCG GCTCCATTCCAGAGGAAGATGAAGGGAAGCTCTTTAACACCTGCTCAGTTTTTGGGCCTGATGGGAAATTACTGCTTAAACACAGGAAG ATCCACCTGTTCGACATCGACGTTCCTGGGAAAATCCGTTTCCAGGAGTCGGAGACACTGAGTCCGGGGAGCAGTCTGTCCGTGTTTGAGACCC CGTACTGTCGAGTGGGAGTGGGGATCTGCTATGACATCCGCTTCGCAGAGCTCGCGCAGATCTACGCCAAGAAAG GTTGTGAGCTGTTGGTTTACCCCGGAGCCTTTAACATGACCACAGGACCTGCTCACTGGGAGCTGCTTCAGAGAGCTCG GGCCGTGGATAATCAGGTGTACGTGGCCACGGCTTCACCGGCGAGAGATGAGAGCGCCAGCTACGTGGCCTGGGGTCACAGCTCGGTCGTTAACCCCTG GGGTGAAGTGATCGCACAAGCACAGTCTGAAGAGGGCGTAGTGTACGCCGATATCG ACCTGCAGTACTTGGCCGACGTGCGTCGACAGATCCCCATCACGACGCAGAGGCGTAAAGATATATACACTGTGAACGCTGTTAACGAGGGCTGA
- the LOC128614859 gene encoding cystathionine gamma-lyase has product MASDSSSKCLAGFCPEFRSFATDAIHAGQEPEQWSSMAVVPPISLSTTFKQFSPGNHAGFEYSRSGNPTRNCLEKAVAALDGAQHCISLASGLAATMTIVHMLKAGDGILCMNDVYGGTNRYFKRIAAEIGYDVSFADFTKLDELKAALKPNTKLLWIETPTNPTMKVLDIKACSEITHEYNKDIIVVVDNTFMSAYFQRPLALGADICMYSATKYMNGHSDVVMGLISVNHMGLYEKLKYLQNALGAVPSPFDCYLCNRGLKTLHLRMKQHFRNALAVAKFLEADPRVDKVIFPGLPSHPQYELMKRQCSGCPGMITFYIKGKLEHATSFLSNLKLFALAESLGGYESLAEHPAIMTHASVPEEQRRELGITDTLIRLSVGLEDEEDIIADLDQALDAAQKSTLVNAGKD; this is encoded by the exons ATGGCTTCAGACAGCAGCAGCAAGTGTTTAGCTGGATTCTGCCCGGAGTTCCGGTCATTCGCCACGGACGCGATTCACGCCGGTCAGGAGCCCGAGCAGTGGAGCTCCATGGCGGTGGTGCCTCCGATTTCACTGTCCACCACCTTCAAACAGTTCAGTCCCGGAAATCACGCC GGATTCGAGTACAGTCGCAGCGGGAATCCCACACGGAATTGTCTGGAAAAAGCCGTCGCTGCGCTGGACGGAGCTCAGCACT GTATTTCTCTGGCCTCTGGATTAGCCGCTACCATGACCATCGTGCACATGCTGAAGGCCGGAGACGGGATCCTGTGCATGAATGACGTCTACGGAG GAACCAACCGCTATTTTAAAAGAATAGCCGCGGAGATCGGCTACGACGTCTCCTTCGCTGACTTCACCAAGCTGGACGAGTTAAAAGCGGCTCTAAAGCCCAACACAAAG CTGTTGTGGATCGAAACGCCCACGAATCCAACCATGAAAGTGCTGGACATTAAAGCCTGCTCAGAAATCACACACGAGTACAACAAGGACATCATCGTTGTCGTGGACAACACCTTCATGTCCGCATACTTCCAG CGCCCCCTGGCCTTGGGAGCGGATATATGCATGTACTCTGCTACGAAGTACATGAACG ggcacAGTGATGTCGTCATGGGGCTGATTTCTGTTAACCATATGGGCTTGTATGAAAAGCTGAAGTATTTGCAGAAcg CTCTGGGGGCCGTCCCATCCCCGTTCGACTGCTACTTGTGTAATCGCGGCTTGAAGACGCTGCATCTGAGAATGAAGCAGCACTTCAGGAACGCACTGGCTGTGGCAAAGTTCCTCGAGGCTGATCCCCGGGTGGACAAAGTCATTTTCCCAG GTCTGCCGTCTCACCCCCAGTACGAGCTGATGAAGAGACAGTGCTCAGGCTGTCCGGGGATGATCACCTTCTATATCAAAGGCAAACTGGAACACGCCACTTCTTTCCTCAGCAACCTGAAG ttgttcGCTCTTGCTGAAAGTCTCGGAGGCTACGAGAGTCTGGCTGAGCATCC AGCGATTATGACTCATGCTTCGGTGCCAGAAGAGCAGCGGAGGGAGCTGGGAATCACGGACACGCTGATCCGTCTCTCTGTGGGactggaggatgaggaggacaTTATCGCAGACCTAGATCAAGCTCTCGATGCAGct